One Setaria viridis chromosome 3, Setaria_viridis_v4.0, whole genome shotgun sequence DNA window includes the following coding sequences:
- the LOC117850235 gene encoding uncharacterized protein, translating to MEISLEASWVGVQRHGQDLADRLAQGFSGLLLHAQPPQLPPWSPPALLPPKLAIPFEIDLPVVPFVDGVRRGGVDLPAVAVSSLVEIGGRLGQAGYELGAAVQQLARQVPVPLPFRALERATDIGSLEVAAAAAAAATGSATAASASGVGAGGADGLDEEEDGFGCEIGTLENVKNAKGTVNISAAYNTRHRDFESSVVARGDLWRLESSHGSLNSGNDSSPLFLIQVGHLLFVRDSTLLLPVHLSKQHLLWYGYDRKNRMHSLCPAIWSKHRKWMLMSMMCLNPVTCSFMDVQFPNGQLTYVAGEGITASGFFPLFGGLLQAHGKCPGETKVSFSFKSKQGTRFTPMFQWPDNSLSVGVAQAVAWKKSGLMVRPSIQVSVCPTFGGSDPGIRAEFVHSLKEELNVMCGFSCSRHPSAFTALSLGRSKWNGQVGSSGLVITLETPLDNMAMPSLSVQLNGGFEF from the exons ATGGAGATCTCGCTCGAGGCCTCGTGGGTAGGCGTGCAGCGGCACGGGCAGGACCTCGCGGACCGCCTCGCTCAGGGCTTCTCGGGGCTGCTCCTCCacgcgcagccgccgcagctgcccccgtggtcgccgccggcgctgctgccgCCCAAGCTCGCCATCCCCTTCGAGATCGACCTCCCCGTCGTCCCCTTCGTCGACGGGGTGCGCCGCGGGGGTGTCGACCTCCCCGCCGTGGCCGTCTCGTCGCTCGTCGAGATCGGCGGCCGGCTCGGGCAGGCGGGGTACGAGCTCGGCGCTGCGGTTCAGCAGCTCGCGCGCCAAGTTCCCGTGCCCTTGCCGTTCCGTGCTTTGGAAAGGGCTACAGATATAGGGTCCCTCGAGGTggcagcggctgcggcggcggcggccactgGAAGTGCCACTGCAGCTAGCGCGAGCGGGGTTGGGGCTGGAGGTGCTGACGGGttggatgaggaggaagacggaTTCGGATGCGAAATTGGGACATTGGAGAACGTTAAGAATGCTAAG GGAACTGTAAACATCTCTGCAGCTTACAACACCAGGCACCGTGACTTTGAGAGTTCAGTAGTTGCACGTGGAGACCTTTGGAGGTTAGAGTCATCACATGGCAGTTTAAATTCTGGAAATGATAGTTCACCTCTTTTCCTTATTCAAGTGGGGCATTTACTATTTGTTCGAGACTCTACGCTTCTTTTGCCTGTTCATCTGTCAAAGCAACACCTTCTTTGGTATGGTTATGATCGCAAG AATAGAATGCACTCCTTGTGCCCAGCTATCTGGTCAAAACATAGAAAATGGATGCTGATGTCAATGATGTGCCTCAACCCTGTAACTTGT TCTTTCATGGATGTGCAATTTCCAAATGGACAATTGACATATGTTGCTGGTGAGGGAATAACAGCAAGTGGTTTCTTCCCTTTATTTGGTGGATTGCTCCAAGCTCATGGAAAGTGCCCTGGTGAAACAAAAGTGAGCTTCTCCTTCAAG AGCAAACAAGGAACTAGGTTTACCCCAATGTTTCAATGGCCTGACAATTCCCTTTCAGTTGGAGTTGCACAAGCTGTAGCATGGAAGAAGTCTGGCCTTATGGTGAGGCCCAGTATTCAAGTCAG TGTTTGCCCCACTTTCGGAGGAAGTGATCCTGGAATACGTGCCGAGTTTGTCCACTCATTGAAGGAGGAGCTCAATGTAATGTGTGGTTTCTCTTGCTCAAGACATCCCTCGGCTTTCACAGCCCTTTCT CTTGGACGATCCAAATGGAATGGTCAGGTCGGCAGTTCGGGACTAGTAATCACGTTGGAAACACCCCTTGACAACATGGCCATGCCTTCTTTATCTGTTCAACTGAACGGTGGTTTTGAGTTTTGA